One window of Medicago truncatula cultivar Jemalong A17 chromosome 2, MtrunA17r5.0-ANR, whole genome shotgun sequence genomic DNA carries:
- the LOC25487478 gene encoding phosphatidylinositol N-acetylglucosaminyltransferase subunit P → MESPRSVNSPRRTLSLSRKRRATVSFLDSDDKNNSASALSADHGPKPSEVYGFVGSITTVVATVIFLVWAYVPESWLHSIGISYYPSRYWALAVPTYLMVTIVLMLVFYIGLNFMSTPSPASINTVYDEFSRDPLTLDSSVEGDEKPIDPISDIGIDRINDAMFNNSA, encoded by the exons ATGGAAAGTCCTCGGTCTGTCAACAGTCCAAGAAGAACACTGAGTCTTTCAAGAAAGCGGAGGGCGACTGTGTCATTTCTTGATTCCGATGACAAAAACAACTCTGCCTCTGCTTTGTCAGCTGATCATGGCCCTAAACCTTCTGAAGTTTACGGTTTTGTTGGATCTATAACTACCGTTGTTGCTACAg TTATTTTCTTGGTATGGGCATATGTTCCAGAATCATGGCTACATTCTATTGGCATCTCCTACTATCCTAGCAG ATACTGGGCTTTGGCGGTACCAACTTATCTGATGGTGACCATTGTATTAATGTTGGTATTCTACATTGGCCTTAACTTCATGTCAACACCTTCTCCTGCATCCATAAACACAGTTTATG ATGAATTCAGTAGGGATCCTTTGACGCTTGATTCTTCGGTAGAGGGGGATGAGAAGCCCATTGATCCCATATCTGATATCGGCATCGACAGAATCAATGATGCTATGTTCAATAATTCAGCCTAA